The following coding sequences are from one uncultured Desulfobacter sp. window:
- a CDS encoding EAL domain-containing protein, which yields MTLSRILNLLLLVVLGVVLAGTLWISVENSRRFLEAQLASHAQDTASFLGMAVSTAPNGSDAAIAISLIDPIFDRGYYQAITFSDKSGQPIVRREQSIAIQFVPAWFVNRVKLHPPQGKALVIEGWREIGTIQVKSHPGYAYAQLWRNFTGILILLALVGGVSAVMLAAVLHFILQPLRAVEGMALQIGRREFPTLEIVAGSRELRRVVHAMNQMSAALKSNFVEQAALARTLKENAHTDLVTGIANGNAFQARLDFLMRTPQQFSGGALLLLHMDDFRKFNQVHGHTEGDRVLKAAAESLHCLCEKTGRDFLVARLIGVQFGIIFSSWHLEGYECFADQLIDRIELLHRQTGHAEPFKVHCGLALYHGHESAGRLLAQADMGLRIARKRGKSGWHRADSPHGHISTTTGAEHLRMLMKKQLGKEAISVCVAQVVETAGNAHFHNEVWARIPDDKGNPLPAQMFVLLAEQMGCVCELDRQVVISVLKKIDADPEASRVFAVNLSTISLEDSVFMDWFCKTIEANPNYARHLAVECREFDLLAGLSTLKPAIQRLMALGIKFGVDHFGTGARPFGYLIDLKPDYLKIDGSFLQDILTCRENRFFLRSSAGTVHSIGIKLVAMGSHDQAVLDTLTELGVDAVQRKFQEPELVL from the coding sequence ATGACCTTATCACGGATATTGAACCTGTTGTTGCTGGTGGTGCTTGGCGTGGTGCTGGCCGGCACCTTATGGATCAGCGTTGAGAACAGCCGGCGCTTTCTTGAAGCCCAGCTGGCCTCCCATGCCCAGGATACAGCCTCTTTTCTGGGGATGGCGGTCTCCACGGCACCGAACGGCAGTGATGCCGCCATTGCCATCTCTTTAATTGATCCGATATTTGATCGCGGGTATTACCAGGCCATAACCTTCTCGGATAAATCGGGTCAGCCCATTGTCCGGAGGGAACAGTCCATTGCCATCCAATTTGTGCCCGCCTGGTTTGTCAACAGGGTGAAACTGCACCCGCCCCAGGGCAAGGCGCTTGTCATTGAAGGGTGGCGGGAGATCGGGACCATTCAGGTGAAAAGCCACCCTGGTTATGCCTATGCCCAGCTCTGGCGCAATTTTACAGGTATTCTGATCTTGTTGGCGCTTGTGGGAGGCGTATCGGCGGTAATGCTGGCAGCCGTACTGCATTTTATCCTACAGCCGTTGCGGGCGGTGGAAGGGATGGCACTTCAAATAGGCCGACGTGAATTTCCCACTCTTGAGATCGTTGCCGGGAGCCGGGAACTGCGGCGGGTGGTCCATGCGATGAATCAGATGTCGGCGGCACTTAAAAGCAATTTTGTCGAACAGGCAGCCCTTGCCCGGACCCTGAAAGAGAATGCCCATACGGATCTTGTGACGGGCATCGCCAACGGCAATGCATTCCAGGCCCGGCTGGATTTTCTTATGCGCACGCCCCAGCAGTTTTCCGGCGGGGCGCTGTTGCTTCTTCACATGGACGATTTTCGTAAATTTAACCAGGTCCATGGTCACACGGAAGGGGACCGGGTCTTGAAAGCGGCTGCTGAATCGCTTCATTGTCTTTGCGAAAAGACCGGCCGGGATTTTTTGGTGGCCCGCCTGATCGGTGTGCAGTTCGGTATTATTTTTTCTTCATGGCACCTGGAAGGGTATGAATGCTTTGCCGATCAGCTCATTGACCGGATCGAACTGCTTCACCGGCAGACCGGCCATGCTGAGCCGTTCAAGGTTCATTGCGGGCTTGCGCTTTACCATGGGCATGAGAGTGCGGGCCGCCTTTTGGCCCAGGCCGATATGGGGCTTCGAATAGCCCGAAAACGGGGTAAAAGTGGTTGGCACAGGGCTGACAGCCCACATGGCCATATATCTACGACTACAGGCGCAGAGCATCTGCGCATGCTGATGAAAAAGCAGCTGGGAAAAGAGGCTATTTCCGTCTGCGTGGCCCAGGTGGTGGAAACTGCCGGAAATGCCCATTTTCATAATGAAGTGTGGGCCCGCATCCCCGATGATAAAGGAAACCCTTTGCCGGCACAGATGTTTGTCCTCCTGGCCGAGCAGATGGGATGTGTTTGTGAGCTGGACCGTCAGGTGGTGATTTCGGTTTTAAAAAAGATAGATGCCGACCCGGAAGCGTCCCGGGTTTTTGCCGTAAATTTGTCAACCATTTCCCTGGAAGACAGTGTTTTTATGGATTGGTTTTGCAAGACAATCGAAGCGAATCCGAATTATGCCCGCCATCTTGCCGTTGAGTGCCGGGAGTTTGATCTGCTTGCCGGGCTTTCGACGTTGAAACCTGCCATCCAAAGACTCATGGCTCTTGGTATCAAGTTCGGGGTGGACCATTTTGGAACAGGCGCAAGGCCTTTTGGGTATCTGATAGACTTGAAACCCGATTACCTGAAAATAGACGGCAGTTTTCTTCAGGATATACTGACCTGTCGGGAAAATCGCTTTTTTCTCCGCTCAAGTGCCGGCACTGTTCACAGCATCGGCATCAAGCTGGTTGCCATGGGCTCCCATGATCAAGCGGTGTTGGACACATTGACTGAACTTGGTGTTGATGCCGTGCAAAGAAAATTTCAGGAACCAGAACTGGTCCTATAG
- a CDS encoding transglutaminase-like cysteine peptidase produces the protein MIRLNILFICFLYLCSSVIVFAVGDSFFTQTFLDQVRQRHGEPTLKRVIAWHAMLEDADGRQENTKLMQVNAFFNQIPNKSDKAVWGTGDYWATPVELLAANGGDCDDFAIAKYFSLRMLGFPEDRLRLAYVRHYGVGKTLKVTPHLVLIYYDTLGTDPLVLDNLIPEIKPASQRRDLVAVYTFNVGGMWRAQERNQGRRIAVGSGRFFKWENMLDRMKNYVSHPFWEGAS, from the coding sequence TTGATCAGGCTAAACATTCTATTTATCTGCTTTCTCTACCTTTGCTCATCAGTGATTGTGTTTGCGGTGGGAGATTCGTTTTTCACCCAGACGTTTCTGGACCAGGTCAGGCAGCGGCATGGCGAGCCGACATTAAAACGGGTAATCGCCTGGCACGCCATGCTGGAAGATGCAGACGGCCGGCAGGAAAACACCAAGCTGATGCAGGTAAACGCGTTCTTTAATCAGATTCCCAATAAATCAGACAAAGCCGTCTGGGGGACCGGGGACTACTGGGCCACGCCGGTTGAACTGCTGGCTGCCAACGGTGGGGATTGTGACGATTTTGCCATTGCTAAATATTTCAGTCTTCGCATGCTGGGGTTTCCCGAAGACCGGCTGCGCCTGGCATATGTCAGACATTATGGTGTGGGCAAGACCCTTAAGGTAACCCCGCACCTGGTGTTGATTTATTATGATACCCTCGGCACCGATCCCTTGGTCCTTGACAACCTGATTCCGGAAATCAAACCGGCATCCCAGCGCCGGGATCTGGTGGCCGTGTACACCTTTAATGTCGGCGGGATGTGGCGGGCCCAGGAACGGAATCAGGGACGCCGGATCGCTGTTGGCTCCGGCCGTTTTTTTAAATGGGAGAATATGCTGGACCGAATGAAAAATTATGTTTCCCATCCGTTCTGGGAGGGGGCCTCATGA